One window of the Camarhynchus parvulus chromosome 2, STF_HiC, whole genome shotgun sequence genome contains the following:
- the LOC115901413 gene encoding prostate stem cell antigen-like yields MKAFLVLLLGALLCVDSGSSLQCYNCTRQLSSSNCQTVETCGESDVCKTDVIRVVGLFSVISKGCDSSCEPSYQDFSVGNRNISCCSSDLCNANAAGSVRSSYGLGGGIAAGVLWTILNNKF; encoded by the exons ATGAAGGCTTTCcttgtgctcctgctgggagcgCTCCTGTGCGTGGACTCAG GTTCATCTTTGCAGTGCTACAACTGCACCCgtcagctcagcagctccaacTGCCAGACGGTGGAGACGTGCGGAGAGAGCGACGTGTGCAAGACGGACGTGATCC GTGTTGTGGGGCTCTTCAGCGTCATCAGCAAGGGATGTGACTCCTCATGTGAACCATCCTACCAGGACTTCAGCGTGGGCAACAGGaacatctcctgctgcagcagcgaCCTCTGCAACGCCAACGCCGCGGGCAGCGTGAGGTCCAGCTACGGGCTGGGCGGAGGGATAGCGGCTGGAGTGCTCTGGACCATCCTCAACAACAAATTCTGA